One Alicyclobacillus acidoterrestris DNA window includes the following coding sequences:
- a CDS encoding flavin reductase family protein — MDDRQFRNAMSMFATGISVITTTLDYDVHGMTANAFMSVSLNPKLVLVSIGERAKMHHYIQTTGRYAVSFLAEDQREISMTFAGQMEGQRSVEFDWFNGLPVIRDALAAISCDVVDAHKAGDHTLFIAEVSDVRLATGQPLLFYQGKYSRAHAFA, encoded by the coding sequence ATGGATGATCGTCAATTTCGTAATGCGATGAGCATGTTTGCAACAGGTATCTCAGTGATTACAACCACCTTGGATTATGATGTACACGGGATGACCGCGAACGCGTTCATGTCCGTCTCCTTAAATCCCAAACTGGTCCTTGTCTCCATCGGCGAACGCGCGAAGATGCATCATTACATCCAGACGACAGGGAGGTATGCTGTCAGTTTTTTGGCGGAGGATCAGCGGGAGATATCGATGACGTTCGCGGGGCAAATGGAGGGACAACGGAGTGTGGAGTTTGATTGGTTCAATGGTCTTCCGGTGATTCGCGACGCGTTAGCTGCTATCTCGTGTGACGTCGTAGATGCACACAAGGCGGGGGATCATACCCTGTTTATCGCAGAGGTGTCCGATGTCCGCTTGGCCACGGGGCAACCATTGTTGTTTTACCAAGGCAAATACAGTCGTGCGCACGCATTTGCTTGA
- a CDS encoding VOC family protein → MAKLTPYFYSENAREQASFYIAALGGEIQQERTYGDAPGTDESMKDKIIHMAFTAAGVQFYIADVTNRSMEHKASFDLTLEFDSDDEAREAFTKLSAGGQVIMPLEKQFWGTLFGRLQDKYGVKWQITTVTQSPSV, encoded by the coding sequence ATGGCAAAACTAACACCTTACTTTTATTCCGAAAACGCACGCGAACAGGCCAGCTTTTACATCGCCGCCCTCGGTGGAGAAATTCAGCAGGAAAGGACATATGGCGATGCCCCAGGTACAGACGAATCCATGAAGGATAAAATCATTCATATGGCGTTTACTGCTGCGGGTGTGCAATTCTACATCGCTGACGTGACAAACCGATCTATGGAACACAAGGCCAGTTTTGACTTAACCCTTGAATTCGATTCTGATGATGAGGCGCGCGAGGCTTTCACAAAACTATCCGCAGGCGGTCAGGTCATCATGCCACTTGAAAAACAATTCTGGGGAACCTTATTCGGTCGACTTCAGGACAAGTACGGCGTGAAATGGCAAATTACCACCGTCACGCAATCCCCGTCGGTTTAA
- a CDS encoding alpha/beta hydrolase, whose amino-acid sequence MTNLSPYQCFVHVPEKASRANPCPVIFALHGIGYDEQHLVNLLGDLKEQYILIGVRGDLTYQNGYAYYFLKDYGNPERDLFDNSISKLTQFIEWAAEAFPIDRSAMYLIGFSQGAILSMSLGLVLGGTIRGIIAMNGYIPGFVKDEYPTKPLRETSVLLAHSSHDEIFPVEVGHDTYEYLRQHARDVKYVVYSCGHEVSSEHQFDAVHWFQQQLAAAAQS is encoded by the coding sequence ATGACGAACCTGAGTCCTTATCAGTGTTTTGTACACGTTCCGGAGAAAGCCAGTCGAGCGAATCCTTGTCCTGTGATTTTTGCGTTGCACGGTATCGGCTATGATGAACAACATTTAGTGAACCTCTTGGGTGATTTAAAGGAGCAATACATTCTGATTGGCGTCCGCGGGGATCTGACCTATCAAAACGGTTACGCCTATTACTTTTTGAAGGATTACGGCAATCCGGAGCGCGATTTGTTCGATAACAGCATCAGCAAACTCACCCAGTTTATTGAATGGGCCGCTGAAGCGTTCCCAATCGACCGTTCAGCCATGTACCTCATCGGCTTTAGCCAAGGCGCGATTCTGAGCATGAGCCTCGGCCTTGTGCTTGGGGGCACGATTCGGGGAATCATCGCAATGAACGGATACATTCCAGGCTTCGTGAAAGATGAATATCCTACGAAACCACTCCGTGAGACGTCTGTGTTGCTGGCGCATAGCAGCCACGACGAGATCTTTCCGGTCGAGGTGGGGCATGACACGTACGAATATCTGCGACAGCATGCTCGCGACGTGAAGTACGTGGTTTATTCATGTGGCCACGAGGTATCTTCAGAGCATCAGTTTGATGCTGTTCACTGGTTTCAACAACAGCTTGCTGCTGCCGCACAAAGCTGA
- a CDS encoding flavin reductase family protein has product MDEQAKKTALRGISYGLYVIGTKLGEDVNAFTGNWVTQTSFSPPLVAIAAKKGTASSDGIHDSGVFSVNVLESGQKDLAFAFFKPISRVGNKFGDVEFYTQTTGSPILKDALSWFECKVVHEYDQGDHVVYIGEVVDAGVHRSGSPMTLQETGLFYGG; this is encoded by the coding sequence ATGGACGAACAGGCAAAAAAGACAGCACTTCGCGGCATTTCCTATGGTTTATATGTCATTGGTACCAAATTGGGCGAAGACGTCAATGCGTTCACTGGCAACTGGGTGACCCAAACGTCCTTCTCTCCACCGCTGGTCGCCATTGCGGCGAAAAAAGGAACCGCTTCTAGTGACGGCATTCACGACAGCGGCGTGTTCTCAGTCAATGTATTGGAAAGTGGTCAAAAGGACTTGGCATTCGCATTTTTCAAACCGATTTCACGCGTCGGAAACAAGTTCGGAGACGTAGAATTTTACACTCAAACCACTGGCAGCCCGATTCTCAAGGATGCCTTGTCCTGGTTTGAATGCAAAGTCGTCCATGAATATGACCAAGGGGACCATGTCGTATACATCGGCGAAGTCGTCGACGCTGGCGTTCACCGCTCAGGCTCCCCGATGACCTTACAGGAAACCGGCCTCTTTTACGGTGGTTGA
- a CDS encoding Ger(x)C family spore germination protein — protein MNLRTKIPRMVCCIVVLASCLMCTGCWDATEIDRLAIVSASGIDLMPEDEMSSAPPKVLETLQIARASEMGSNGGGAPATKTGSEDAFLLEQATGDDILQPMDIIRKRLSRKLFLGQRRVIVLGENYAKHGVYDLVDEVIRNPQSRLRTYVVVAYHDTAQTILQVPYALNRLPADAIAEIEQQGSLPEVDAKTFIQRMVSNGDTFVMGIEKIQPSPQDGEAMNNSFALTHIAIFRQDKLVGWLDGDTLDGFLWMYGRIHRTDTTVTIPGVPGHLTARMLTIRTKRSIEIEHGKPKIAIHVFTEYDVAENGTPANLNSPENVNKLRKALVEKLTRQIQSAMDTLQHTYDADPLGFGDQIDKRYPTIWKAIRDHWHEVYRQTPVNIEVDVQIRNSGLTGPPIRH, from the coding sequence ATGAATTTGAGAACCAAGATTCCGCGCATGGTCTGTTGCATCGTAGTGCTCGCCAGTTGCCTGATGTGCACAGGTTGCTGGGACGCCACCGAGATTGATCGGCTGGCCATTGTGTCGGCGTCAGGCATTGACCTGATGCCTGAAGACGAAATGTCGTCCGCACCACCGAAGGTGTTAGAAACCCTACAGATTGCACGGGCCAGTGAAATGGGCTCGAACGGCGGCGGGGCGCCAGCGACAAAAACAGGCAGTGAAGATGCGTTCTTGCTCGAGCAAGCCACGGGCGATGACATCCTTCAGCCAATGGACATCATCCGCAAGCGATTGTCTCGCAAATTATTCTTGGGCCAGCGCCGCGTCATTGTGTTAGGCGAAAATTACGCAAAACACGGCGTCTACGATCTCGTCGACGAAGTGATTCGCAACCCCCAATCGCGCCTTCGGACGTACGTGGTCGTCGCGTATCACGATACTGCACAGACAATTCTCCAAGTCCCGTACGCACTCAACAGGTTGCCAGCCGATGCAATTGCAGAAATCGAACAACAGGGTTCCTTGCCAGAGGTGGATGCAAAGACATTCATCCAACGGATGGTGTCAAACGGGGACACGTTCGTAATGGGAATTGAAAAAATCCAACCTTCGCCACAGGATGGTGAAGCGATGAACAATTCATTTGCACTCACACATATCGCCATCTTCCGGCAGGACAAGCTCGTCGGTTGGCTCGACGGCGATACACTCGACGGATTTCTATGGATGTATGGTCGAATCCACCGTACCGACACGACAGTGACCATCCCAGGTGTGCCGGGGCATTTGACGGCTCGGATGCTCACGATTCGAACCAAGCGTTCCATCGAAATAGAACATGGCAAGCCTAAAATCGCGATTCACGTATTCACCGAATACGACGTGGCGGAAAACGGAACGCCCGCTAATTTAAACAGCCCGGAAAACGTCAACAAATTGCGAAAAGCTTTAGTCGAAAAACTAACTCGACAAATTCAGTCGGCCATGGACACGCTGCAACATACTTACGACGCTGATCCCTTAGGGTTTGGCGACCAAATTGACAAACGTTATCCGACCATCTGGAAGGCCATTCGAGATCACTGGCACGAGGTCTATCGACAAACGCCTGTCAACATCGAAGTCGACGTGCAAATCCGCAACAGCGGTTTGACAGGGCCACCAATCCGGCATTGA
- a CDS encoding DUF1700 domain-containing protein, with protein sequence MTTQAFLEALNRLLRKLPSTDRKEILSDYEEHIHAAKEHGKTEDAILNGLGDPKNRRQGDYGGILRGTR encoded by the coding sequence ATGACCACTCAAGCATTTCTTGAGGCACTCAACAGATTGCTACGCAAGCTCCCTTCTACCGATAGAAAAGAAATTCTGTCCGACTATGAGGAGCACATTCACGCGGCAAAGGAACATGGTAAAACCGAAGACGCTATCCTCAATGGCCTTGGAGACCCAAAAAACCGTCGCCAAGGCGATTATGGCGGAATATTACGTGGGACTCGCTGA
- a CDS encoding spore germination protein yields the protein MASRKRTTIKLSTKGTILHAPQPPIEAQSGDSSPMRLSERLDVNLTYLKSIFANASDIHFREFRIFDGRPAAIIYIQGLTDKAEIDDNLLRPLAQPNHAVDRVIEHPHRLPLGVLFEEYVHIAGAKQVATLQEAIKMVIEETNVLLLVEDEPVALAVSAAKSPDRAVEEPNTEAVIRGPRQGFNENIQTSLALLRTRIRSTAFCVESFDLGRYTKTTVALCYIDGIASSNLVDEIRSRLKRIDIDGIIDSGYIEELIEDSPHSPFPQIQNTERPDVVVSQLLEGKVAILANGSPFALILPINFWGLMQASEDYYERYMIANAIRALRFIFLFINLYLPSLYVAITTFHQEMLPTKALLSIAAAREVTPFPAVVEALIMEITFEALREAGVRLPKTVGSAISIVGALVIGQAAVQAGIVSAPMVIVVSITGIGSFVIPRYNLAITLRMLRFPMILLAGTLGLFGIVVTTLAVIIHLSSLRSAGIPYLSPVIPFHWRDMKDAIVRAPRWAMQQRPAESGKANPRRESNATRKSRRLPSRQRARS from the coding sequence ATGGCGTCGCGTAAACGCACGACCATAAAACTGAGTACCAAGGGGACGATATTACACGCCCCACAACCGCCTATCGAAGCCCAATCAGGCGACAGTTCCCCAATGCGCCTGTCAGAACGACTCGATGTAAACCTAACGTACCTCAAGTCGATTTTCGCCAACGCGTCGGACATCCATTTTCGCGAGTTTCGTATATTTGACGGCCGCCCTGCAGCCATTATTTATATCCAAGGACTGACAGACAAAGCCGAAATCGATGACAATCTCCTTCGTCCGTTAGCACAGCCAAATCACGCGGTTGACCGTGTGATTGAACACCCGCACAGACTGCCACTTGGCGTGCTCTTTGAAGAGTACGTCCACATCGCCGGCGCGAAACAAGTGGCGACATTACAAGAAGCCATCAAGATGGTCATAGAGGAAACGAACGTGCTGCTGCTCGTCGAAGACGAGCCAGTGGCCCTTGCAGTCAGCGCCGCGAAATCGCCGGACAGGGCGGTTGAAGAACCGAATACAGAAGCCGTCATTCGAGGTCCGAGACAAGGGTTTAACGAAAATATTCAAACAAGTCTCGCTCTGCTTCGAACCCGTATCCGCTCAACGGCATTCTGCGTTGAAAGTTTTGATTTAGGCCGATATACCAAAACCACGGTCGCACTGTGCTACATCGATGGAATTGCCTCGTCAAATCTCGTTGACGAGATTCGGTCCAGACTGAAACGAATTGATATTGATGGCATCATCGACTCGGGATACATTGAAGAGTTAATCGAAGATAGTCCGCACTCGCCGTTTCCACAAATCCAGAACACCGAGCGCCCGGATGTCGTCGTGTCCCAACTGCTCGAAGGCAAGGTGGCGATTCTTGCAAACGGATCCCCATTTGCCCTCATTTTACCGATTAACTTTTGGGGATTAATGCAGGCGTCTGAGGATTACTACGAGCGCTATATGATTGCAAACGCCATTCGCGCGCTGCGATTTATCTTTTTATTTATTAACTTGTACCTGCCATCCCTGTACGTGGCGATTACGACGTTTCACCAAGAGATGCTGCCAACCAAAGCACTGCTCTCCATCGCGGCAGCACGCGAAGTCACACCGTTTCCCGCAGTCGTTGAAGCGCTGATCATGGAAATTACCTTTGAAGCGCTGCGCGAAGCAGGTGTGCGCCTGCCAAAGACGGTGGGCTCCGCTATCAGCATCGTCGGTGCGCTCGTCATCGGGCAAGCCGCAGTTCAAGCTGGTATCGTCTCGGCACCCATGGTCATTGTCGTTTCGATTACAGGTATCGGTTCGTTCGTCATTCCACGCTACAACTTGGCCATCACGCTTCGAATGTTGCGGTTCCCGATGATTCTCTTGGCAGGTACACTCGGGTTATTTGGCATTGTCGTGACAACGCTAGCCGTCATTATTCATCTCAGTTCTCTGCGCTCAGCGGGCATCCCCTATTTATCACCTGTCATCCCATTTCATTGGCGGGACATGAAAGACGCAATCGTTCGTGCACCACGTTGGGCCATGCAGCAGCGCCCCGCAGAGAGTGGCAAAGCAAACCCACGGCGTGAGTCAAACGCGACGCGGAAAAGCCGTCGACTTCCCAGCCGCCAACGTGCGAGGTCGTAG
- a CDS encoding XylR N-terminal domain-containing protein, which translates to MKGCVTKVRSDDLTLDQIYRNMHEMTESDAEYHRIVTIPTVALGTLRKELISTLGAKRAKGLLLRYGWHCGVADGLKMQLLAWDDAREMVAAGPRMHTFHGYLDSRLVVNEVDFVNQVLHVEGHWYNSYEAQGHLNVIGESDQPVCWTMVGYASGYLSTILGKKVIAKETKCLAMGDDECYCVCRTIDEWNGEVDSELKYYEDYSVVEELDHAFAKLTIERNNLNKAYQIQQNLMKELLREHHLSSIANTFYDMTQLPIYIGDPNMEVLAASGLSTKQQMAVRDAFHTHQNRQRRTQASIDSVTGAFEIRAGDGVCLLTPLYANRKVIGYCSIFFERAMPQEVDKLILEQVATTCSLYLLNERSRFVTEQRIRGDFLNDILSKRLTEEEIGTRAYYLDFQLNPPYFVVGIHPVFEDMAPDEEFQFFDDVIKNVSTFLKDNRINALTGRKADNIVVLVSETEQLATETQKREFCQRLLKRCRMREWPSALRVGVSSTAHAIQEVQELYEECLSALKVSNADDNIQFFDLLGVEGILFQNLHATEKFVERLLGDLIAVDKDKNMELMKTLFYYLNHGCNVYRTARAMNFSISGLRYRLQRIQEILKCDINKPYVGNQLYCALLSMISLGKLDVCLVGDKS; encoded by the coding sequence GTGAAAGGTTGTGTAACAAAGGTGCGGTCAGACGATTTAACCTTAGATCAGATATACCGTAACATGCACGAAATGACCGAATCGGATGCGGAATATCACCGAATTGTCACGATTCCAACCGTGGCTTTGGGGACGTTGCGCAAGGAGTTGATTTCGACCCTTGGCGCAAAGCGGGCGAAGGGTCTCCTACTGCGATATGGTTGGCATTGCGGTGTTGCAGATGGCCTTAAGATGCAGTTGCTCGCGTGGGATGATGCACGCGAAATGGTGGCAGCAGGACCGCGGATGCACACATTCCACGGGTATTTGGACTCGCGTTTGGTCGTCAACGAGGTGGACTTTGTCAATCAGGTCTTACATGTGGAAGGACATTGGTACAATTCGTACGAAGCGCAGGGACATCTGAACGTGATTGGGGAAAGCGATCAACCGGTTTGCTGGACGATGGTCGGCTACGCCAGTGGCTATTTGTCGACTATCCTCGGGAAAAAGGTGATTGCCAAGGAGACGAAATGTCTGGCGATGGGCGACGACGAGTGCTATTGTGTCTGTCGAACCATCGACGAGTGGAACGGAGAAGTAGATAGCGAGCTCAAGTATTACGAGGATTACAGCGTGGTGGAAGAGCTAGATCACGCATTCGCAAAGCTGACGATTGAACGGAACAACTTAAACAAAGCCTATCAAATCCAGCAGAATTTAATGAAAGAATTGCTGCGTGAGCACCACTTATCGTCTATCGCGAACACATTTTACGATATGACACAGCTGCCTATCTATATTGGAGATCCGAATATGGAAGTCTTGGCCGCCTCTGGTTTATCGACGAAACAACAAATGGCTGTTCGAGACGCTTTTCATACACATCAGAATCGACAACGCCGCACCCAGGCGTCAATCGATTCTGTCACCGGGGCATTCGAAATTCGCGCGGGGGACGGAGTCTGTCTATTGACGCCCCTGTATGCCAATCGGAAAGTGATTGGATACTGTTCCATCTTCTTTGAGCGAGCCATGCCGCAAGAGGTAGATAAGCTCATTTTGGAGCAAGTGGCTACTACGTGTTCGTTGTATCTATTAAACGAGCGATCTCGTTTCGTGACAGAACAGCGCATTCGTGGCGACTTCTTAAACGACATCTTGTCAAAGCGACTAACGGAGGAAGAAATCGGGACTCGAGCATATTATCTGGATTTCCAACTCAATCCCCCGTACTTCGTCGTGGGCATTCACCCTGTTTTTGAAGACATGGCGCCAGATGAGGAATTTCAGTTCTTTGATGACGTGATTAAGAACGTCTCTACGTTTTTGAAAGATAACCGCATCAATGCGTTGACAGGTCGCAAGGCGGACAATATTGTCGTCCTCGTCTCGGAAACTGAGCAGCTCGCCACGGAGACGCAGAAGCGTGAATTTTGTCAGAGGCTACTGAAGCGCTGTAGGATGCGGGAGTGGCCTAGTGCGCTCAGAGTGGGTGTGAGTTCGACGGCGCACGCCATCCAAGAAGTGCAGGAGTTATATGAGGAATGTTTGTCGGCCCTGAAGGTTTCAAATGCGGACGATAACATTCAGTTTTTTGATTTATTGGGCGTTGAGGGCATTCTCTTTCAAAATCTCCACGCGACCGAAAAATTTGTAGAACGGCTCTTGGGCGATTTGATCGCGGTCGACAAAGACAAGAATATGGAACTCATGAAAACGCTTTTTTACTATCTGAACCACGGTTGTAATGTCTATCGGACAGCTCGCGCGATGAATTTTTCCATCAGTGGTCTGCGCTACCGTTTGCAGCGCATACAAGAGATTTTGAAGTGTGACATCAATAAACCGTATGTCGGCAACCAGTTGTATTGTGCGCTCTTGTCCATGATTTCGCTCGGCAAACTGGACGTATGTCTTGTAGGCGACAAGTCGTGA
- a CDS encoding FUSC family protein, which produces MVRRFIAAKQNFAGLQMLVPVLGGRTLKTCVAILLSVFTAHLCHLSAPQFAGIVAVLAVQPSVHRSLRQGAQQLLSALIGAGAGVLCLSIFGPPSLVFALVALVLMGLHVRWGWTNSLLVAVVISLNTIGSQGMSHLHSGINQICLVSLGIGYGNLVNLLIRPAHGPRYEQLLLRSQREVFRLLRTIHKDLSRGVATPYVAFRRHLDNVRMMLDEGKRISVLMREDHKFHQETNPSFLHAFHTLESMVERIRDLNKSLQRLNEEQSQYELTRLVDVLIRVQRRVVWGRNCHFSFVDAAFRQVDDYFHTRTLPVDHTAFMTQASEYHLFVHLLEYYTKLKELMGEPSKSYPLAVHHAQRNAGA; this is translated from the coding sequence GTGGTGAGACGATTTATTGCGGCGAAACAAAACTTCGCAGGATTGCAAATGCTCGTGCCGGTGCTTGGCGGTCGCACGTTGAAGACTTGTGTCGCCATTCTACTGTCAGTTTTCACAGCGCATTTATGTCACTTGTCGGCGCCGCAGTTTGCCGGGATTGTCGCGGTGCTCGCCGTTCAGCCGTCGGTGCACCGCTCTCTTCGTCAAGGTGCACAGCAGTTGCTAAGTGCCTTGATAGGCGCCGGTGCAGGGGTTCTTTGCCTATCCATATTCGGTCCGCCATCGCTCGTTTTTGCACTGGTGGCGCTGGTCCTGATGGGTTTACACGTGAGGTGGGGATGGACGAATTCGCTGCTGGTCGCCGTCGTGATTTCGCTCAATACCATTGGTTCGCAAGGGATGTCGCATTTACACAGCGGAATCAATCAGATCTGTCTTGTCTCGCTTGGTATCGGCTATGGGAACTTGGTCAATCTCTTGATTAGACCTGCCCACGGGCCGCGCTATGAACAATTGCTCTTACGTAGTCAACGCGAAGTTTTCAGACTACTTCGAACCATTCATAAGGATTTGTCACGAGGGGTTGCCACACCATACGTAGCGTTTCGGCGCCATCTGGACAATGTGCGGATGATGCTCGACGAAGGCAAACGTATTAGTGTGTTGATGCGAGAGGATCACAAGTTTCACCAAGAAACAAACCCGTCCTTCTTGCACGCGTTTCACACCCTGGAGTCGATGGTTGAGCGGATTCGCGATTTGAACAAGTCGTTACAGCGGTTGAACGAAGAACAATCGCAGTATGAACTGACACGCCTTGTTGACGTGTTGATTCGCGTACAGCGTCGGGTGGTTTGGGGGCGGAATTGTCACTTTTCGTTTGTCGATGCGGCGTTTCGGCAGGTCGATGATTACTTCCATACGCGCACGTTACCCGTCGATCACACCGCTTTCATGACGCAAGCCTCGGAGTACCACTTGTTCGTTCATTTGCTGGAGTATTACACCAAACTGAAGGAACTGATGGGGGAACCTTCGAAATCCTATCCACTCGCTGTGCATCATGCACAGAGGAACGCAGGTGCATAG
- a CDS encoding DUF4097 family beta strand repeat-containing protein — protein sequence MSRKLVILATSLVVIGAIGTALGAATGNLSHTPVSLGSIRGKVLVSSKIKHVVLQVPVANVTIHGTTGNTLTYSGELTALHQKTQNEANQLIRSEWKVENDGDTLKLILKQPHAQWQGLNASWKPAHLELNIPNRMTTDISTSNGGVSIQGMNADAKVQTSNSTIAASDIHGSLSLQTSNGKITAKRIIGSVTARDDNSAMEVASIHGSVDLQTSNASVRLNNISGTTTVMDSNGAIDATSSIQGKCYLKTSNAHISLSIPTNTSANIGAITSNASIGGDVNWQTSGSNQGHCILGDGLRQIQLQTTNGSISVYQVH from the coding sequence TTGAGCCGTAAGTTAGTCATCTTGGCAACGTCACTTGTTGTCATCGGCGCGATTGGAACAGCGCTTGGTGCAGCAACAGGTAATCTTTCGCACACACCCGTCAGTCTTGGCTCAATTCGTGGAAAAGTCTTGGTCTCAAGCAAAATAAAACACGTTGTACTCCAAGTTCCTGTGGCGAATGTGACTATCCACGGGACGACTGGAAACACGTTGACGTATTCAGGAGAACTTACTGCGCTCCACCAGAAGACACAGAACGAAGCGAATCAACTCATTCGTTCGGAATGGAAAGTTGAAAATGATGGGGACACGTTAAAACTGATTTTGAAACAGCCACATGCCCAATGGCAAGGTCTCAACGCTTCGTGGAAACCTGCTCATTTGGAACTCAACATCCCCAATCGCATGACGACCGACATCAGCACGTCTAATGGCGGTGTCAGTATCCAAGGAATGAATGCCGACGCGAAGGTCCAAACATCAAATAGTACAATTGCGGCATCGGATATCCATGGCTCACTCAGTCTCCAGACGTCAAACGGCAAAATTACGGCGAAGCGGATTATCGGTTCCGTCACCGCACGCGACGACAACAGCGCCATGGAAGTTGCATCTATTCATGGTTCGGTCGACCTCCAGACATCGAATGCGTCTGTACGGTTGAACAACATCAGCGGTACAACCACCGTGATGGACAGCAATGGCGCCATTGACGCGACGTCAAGTATTCAAGGCAAATGCTATCTAAAAACCTCAAACGCACATATTTCTCTATCCATTCCAACCAATACAAGCGCAAATATTGGCGCAATCACCTCAAATGCATCTATTGGCGGGGATGTGAACTGGCAAACCAGCGGATCCAATCAAGGACATTGTATTTTAGGGGACGGTTTACGCCAGATTCAACTGCAAACGACAAACGGTTCCATCTCGGTGTACCAAGTGCATTGA
- a CDS encoding DUF1700 domain-containing protein: MGLADKTHRASSIFRAAAASISLGFFNFLVVLPPTIAFMAIFLVLYLTSWILVLSPLIGVYCLTQGYGWSAIFATLFTSGIGLFLFMASSWVLRKTFTQWMVRYLKFNIQIAKGGASIEP, from the coding sequence GTGGGACTCGCTGACAAGACGCACAGGGCATCATCGATATTTCGAGCGGCCGCCGCAAGTATCAGTCTGGGTTTCTTCAACTTCCTGGTTGTACTTCCTCCAACCATCGCATTTATGGCTATCTTCCTTGTCCTCTATCTCACTTCATGGATATTGGTATTATCGCCGCTAATCGGCGTGTATTGCCTTACTCAAGGATATGGGTGGAGCGCTATCTTCGCTACGTTGTTCACGTCGGGAATTGGGCTATTTCTGTTCATGGCATCATCCTGGGTGTTGAGAAAGACATTCACACAGTGGATGGTTCGTTACCTCAAGTTCAATATTCAGATTGCAAAGGGAGGCGCTTCAATTGAGCCGTAA
- a CDS encoding antibiotic biosynthesis monooxygenase family protein encodes MENIADTPKPPYYAVIFTADRTNVTDGYDEMARQMVEMVQTQPGFLGLETAESGVGILVSYWDSLESIRQWQQHGRHQEARVRGRTEWYSAYKTRICKVEREYGHHH; translated from the coding sequence TTGGAAAACATCGCAGACACCCCAAAACCGCCGTATTACGCGGTGATATTCACGGCCGACAGGACCAATGTCACGGATGGGTACGATGAGATGGCGCGACAGATGGTGGAGATGGTGCAGACACAACCAGGATTTTTAGGGCTTGAAACGGCAGAGTCTGGGGTAGGCATCTTAGTGTCTTATTGGGACTCTTTGGAATCCATCCGGCAATGGCAGCAACATGGCCGTCACCAGGAGGCGCGCGTGCGGGGGCGTACAGAGTGGTACAGCGCGTATAAAACCCGTATCTGCAAAGTGGAACGCGAGTACGGACATCATCATTAA